The window GTTCTGACAACCTGCTGTGTTATGGTTGAGGCGCCCTGTGAATATGAAGCCGCTCTGATGTCGGTGATGATTGCGGCGATGATGCGCCTGTAATCAAGCCCAGCATGAGAATAAAAGGTTGCATCTTCTGCGGAAATAAAGGCTTTTTTGAGCATTTCCGGGATATCCTTGTCGTCGAGGATAACCATGCCTCCCGGGGGATAATATCCTATGACCGAACCGTCTGCTGCCAGTACCCTGCTTACAAGGGTTGCCTGAGGTTCCTTGAGCTCCTGAATGGATGGAAGCCCCTGCATCATAAAAAGCCAGAGGCCGGCTGCAAAAATTATTATTGCACAGAAAAGCCCTAATAGAATTACGGGAATCCACCTGACTTTTTTCATGAAAGAAGAATAAATGCAACATGGCCAAGATTCAAGGATAAATAACGGGATTCTGCCATTATAATAAAGATTTTTTTATAAGGTAAAGATAAGAGGCGCCGAAAAATGCAGGTGATTTTTCAAGAACGTCAAAACCGCAGTCTTTCATTATGGCGGCAAGACTGGCAGGCGCTGGAAAACCTATGACGGAATCTCTGAGATAGCGATATGAAGCAAAATCGCCTGATATAAGCCCCCCCAGGTAAGGAAGAATGAAACGGAAATAGACAAGATAAACACATCTGATAAAAAAGTTTTGAGGGATTGATAGTTCCAGTATGGACATAAGGCCTTCGGGCTTGAGTACCTTATGGCATTCTTTTAAAAAAGCTGCAGTGTCAGGGATATTCCGTATGCCGAAGCATATCAGCATCTTTTCAAAACTGTTATCAGGAAACGGCATAAAAAGGGCGTCAGCTTTAACAGGGTGGAATTTACCATTATTTCTGTACTTATTGAGGCGGGTTTTCGCCCCGGCCAGCATGCCCGTTGAAAGGTCCAGCCCGATAACCGTACATCGGGCCCGCCTGAAGGCCTCAAGAGCCGACATGCCTGTCCCCGTCGCAATATCAAGAACAATATCGCCGTCTTTAATATTGAGGGCATTGACGGCCTTAATACGCCACAACCTGTCGATGCCAAGGGAGAGCACCGTGTTTATGAGGTCATAGGACGAAGCGATACTGTCAAAGAGCCTGCCTATTCTGCCGGCGGATTTGTCCAGAAATTTTTCATTTCCCATTTTTTAACCATATATATAAGCAAGATCAAAGGAAACAAGATTTCTTATTCTGATGGTATTTCGGTTTGTTGTGACTGGACAAGCCCCTGTTTGAGGCACATAATCCTTTATAAGAGATCAGGCAGGCACGGGAGTGCCCCGATTGCAGGAGGAAGGCGTGAAAGACAAGCTCTTCATTAACGGCCGGATTTACAGCATGGACAAAGAGGGTGAATTATTCAATGCGATGCATGTGAAAAACGGCCGCATACACAAGATGTTCTCATCATCAACAGATGCGATGGTGGAAAGCGGCAGATATGAAATAGTCAATCTTCAGGGAAAAACGGTTATCCCGGGTATGATCGACACTCATGCGCATTTCGTCATGACGGTCGCTTCCGTTGCCATGGGAGAAAGGGTTTCGGAAGTGACGTCAACTGGTCTTGTCCCGACAGACCTGAAAGGGGTTCAGGAAAAACTTATCGCCGTTGCAGGCAAAAAAAATAAAAACCAGCCCCTGCTTTTTTACAACTATGTAATCCCTTCCATTGCTGAAACGAGGCTCCCTGAAAAAGCGGAGATCGACAGATGGCTTCCGGGCCGGATCGTTATAATCATTTCCATGGACGGCCACAGCAGTTCATATTCAACTTTGGCATTGAAGGCGATTGGGCTTGAAGACCCTTACGGAAACGGCATTCTTACAGGTGAGGCACATGAGTTCAACATGGGCAGGGTCAATTCTTATGTGCAGTCGAAACTCTCGCCCTGGATGCTGCTTAAAGGGCTTATTGCCGTTACCAATGATGCCGCGGCGCACGGATTGACATCCATTCACTGCCTTGACGGCTTTGACGATGATCCGAAGGATATGACAATCTGGTTTATAACTCGTATTGCCTCGGTGCTCCCTCTAAGGCTCAGGACATATATACAGTATCTTGATCCGAAAAAAATCGGACGTCATTTGAAATATCTCAAAATGGGCCGCATAGGCGGCTGTGCGGCCTGGGAGATGGACGGCTCGGTCTCGTCTCAGACCGCGGCCTTTTATGATGAATACAGAAGCAAGCCCGGCTATACGGGCGAATGCTATTACACGGCCGAAAAGGTTGAAAGCCTTGTTGAAAGGGCGCATGACGCAGGGTTTCAGATAACATCACATGCCTTGGGTCCCAGGGCAATTGAAACCCTTTTGAGCTCATATGAAAAGGTGCTTGCGAAAAAGGGCGATAAGGAAAACAGACGGCGCCACAGGATAGACCATTTTGAATTTCCGACAGACGACCAGGTAAAGCGCGCGGTGGCAAGCGGGATTCTCCTTGCGGTACAGCCGGGCTTTTCATGGTTCGATGAAAAATATCAGAAAGGTTACCGCAAGTTCCTGAGCGACAAGGTCTTTGAAATGCAGGTACCCTTAAAAAAGGTCGTGTCCCTGGGCGGGATGCTTCTGGGCGGTTCGGACAGTCCCGTTCAGCATTTCAACCCGTTCCTCCAGATACAGGGCATGGTGAGTTTTCCGCTTCCCGAGCAGAGGCTGAGTGTTTATGAGGCGCTCAGGACGTATACCTGTAACGCCGCTTATTCGACCTTCGAAGAGAACGAACGCGGAACGCTCAAAGAAGGCAAAATCGCTGACTTTGCAGTTCTTGACAAAAATCCCTTTGAGATCGAAACCGAAGAAATACAAACCGTTAAAGTCCTCGATACCTATATGAACGGACAGGTCTGCAAGCCTATTACAAGTCCCTGGAGTCTTGTTTTAAAGGCGCTTCTCGGACGCAGGTCAAAAGCATGAGAAAAAATGGAAAGGATAAAACCATGAAAGCACTCTATTTTGATAACAGTCTTTTAAAGATCGTTATGATGCAGGCCGCTTCCATTTTTTATCATGATGCAGCGCTTACGACCATATCGCCGACTCGCTACGCAGAGGTGCCGGAGCCGCAAATCCCCAACCCCAGGTGGCTCAAGGTAAAGAACAAAGCGTGCGGGCTGTGCGGGTCGGACATACATTTCATATTCATGGAGATGGACCCGAAAAGTTTTCCCGCGGCAACCCCCGGGGTTTCAAGGAAATATCTTGGACATGAGCTTCTGGGCGAGGTTATCGAAACAGGCGATGAAGCAGGTGACTTTAAAAAAGGCGACAGGGTATGTCTGCGCATAGACTGGCCTTCATGCTATCAGATGGAGATAGACCCGATGTGCCCGCAGTGCCAGAAGGGCGATTACATGATGTGCCGGAACCTGGGCGCAAAAAAGCCTCCGCTTATTGATGTCGGGGGAGGCTTTTCTCCTTATATGGTGATGCACCGCTCACAGCCTTTCAAAGTGCCCGCCGAGCTCAGCGATGATGAAGCGCTGCTCATCGAGCCTGTGGCCTGCGCCGTGCATGGCGTCGGAAAGCGCATGCCGGAAAAGGGGGAGCGCGTGCTGGTTCTCGGGTGCGGCGCAATTGGCCTTTTAACTGTTGCGGTTGCTAAGGCGATGCAGCCGGATGCAGAGGTGTTTGCGCTGGCCAGGTATCCATTCCAGGCCGAAATGGCAAAAAAAATGGGTGCCGACGGCGTAATCATCAGGGAAATAAATCCTTACAAACGCATAGCCGAAATAACCGGGGCAAAATACTTCGAGGGGTATTTCGGGAACAGGATACTGCTCGGAGGATTTGACGTCATTTACGATACCATAGGTAATGACGGCAGCATAAATGATGCACTCAGGTGGGTAAAGAGCAGGGGGAGTGTCGTAATAATCGGCATCAATTTCAAACCGGGAAAGATAGATTATTCACCCATATGGCATCAGGAAATAAATGTAACCGGGATCAACTGCCATGCAAACGAAGGGGCGGACCTTACTTCATTTGATATAGCGGCAGGACTGCTGGTGAACAAACATATACCTACAGACGGCTTTATCACTCACAGGTTTCCCATGCAGAACTATCGTGATGCCATAAAAACGTTTTTTTCAAAAGGAGACGAAAAAGCCGTCAAGATCGTACTAGAACACGGATAATCAGCCTCTTTCCAAAACCTTTTGGTGAAGGCAGGGAGTGAAAGTTTCATAAGTTCCACTCCAGTTATTATGACGGCTTCCTTGCATAAAGTTTTATGCTCGTAACCGTTGAATTTAGCCTCTTTAATTCAGCCTTATCAAGATTCAAAGAACCGGCGGCTTCCTTTACGACAGGATCGCTTTCGATGAGATCAAAGGGGAAGCTCGTTTCGTCCATTATCTTTATATCAATGAAACCAGCCTGTTCGACCGCCT of the Desulfomonilia bacterium genome contains:
- a CDS encoding ubiquinone/menaquinone biosynthesis methyltransferase, translated to MGNEKFLDKSAGRIGRLFDSIASSYDLINTVLSLGIDRLWRIKAVNALNIKDGDIVLDIATGTGMSALEAFRRARCTVIGLDLSTGMLAGAKTRLNKYRNNGKFHPVKADALFMPFPDNSFEKMLICFGIRNIPDTAAFLKECHKVLKPEGLMSILELSIPQNFFIRCVYLVYFRFILPYLGGLISGDFASYRYLRDSVIGFPAPASLAAIMKDCGFDVLEKSPAFFGASYLYLIKKSLL
- a CDS encoding amidohydrolase, with product MKDKLFINGRIYSMDKEGELFNAMHVKNGRIHKMFSSSTDAMVESGRYEIVNLQGKTVIPGMIDTHAHFVMTVASVAMGERVSEVTSTGLVPTDLKGVQEKLIAVAGKKNKNQPLLFYNYVIPSIAETRLPEKAEIDRWLPGRIVIIISMDGHSSSYSTLALKAIGLEDPYGNGILTGEAHEFNMGRVNSYVQSKLSPWMLLKGLIAVTNDAAAHGLTSIHCLDGFDDDPKDMTIWFITRIASVLPLRLRTYIQYLDPKKIGRHLKYLKMGRIGGCAAWEMDGSVSSQTAAFYDEYRSKPGYTGECYYTAEKVESLVERAHDAGFQITSHALGPRAIETLLSSYEKVLAKKGDKENRRRHRIDHFEFPTDDQVKRAVASGILLAVQPGFSWFDEKYQKGYRKFLSDKVFEMQVPLKKVVSLGGMLLGGSDSPVQHFNPFLQIQGMVSFPLPEQRLSVYEALRTYTCNAAYSTFEENERGTLKEGKIADFAVLDKNPFEIETEEIQTVKVLDTYMNGQVCKPITSPWSLVLKALLGRRSKA
- a CDS encoding zinc-binding dehydrogenase encodes the protein MRKNGKDKTMKALYFDNSLLKIVMMQAASIFYHDAALTTISPTRYAEVPEPQIPNPRWLKVKNKACGLCGSDIHFIFMEMDPKSFPAATPGVSRKYLGHELLGEVIETGDEAGDFKKGDRVCLRIDWPSCYQMEIDPMCPQCQKGDYMMCRNLGAKKPPLIDVGGGFSPYMVMHRSQPFKVPAELSDDEALLIEPVACAVHGVGKRMPEKGERVLVLGCGAIGLLTVAVAKAMQPDAEVFALARYPFQAEMAKKMGADGVIIREINPYKRIAEITGAKYFEGYFGNRILLGGFDVIYDTIGNDGSINDALRWVKSRGSVVIIGINFKPGKIDYSPIWHQEINVTGINCHANEGADLTSFDIAAGLLVNKHIPTDGFITHRFPMQNYRDAIKTFFSKGDEKAVKIVLEHG